From Micromonospora rifamycinica, a single genomic window includes:
- a CDS encoding pentapeptide repeat-containing protein — MPQATEDETFRRTDWYAEEFVDRHFVRCVFADVDLTEAVSRGASFTECSFGGVSFNASRHTDSAFVRCGFRRCNLFEAEFTGCKLVGSTFDQCELRPLRVSGGDWSFVALPGADLRGARFSDVRMREADLSGANLTGATLARVDLSAAQWHGVRLGGADLRGSDLTALDPTAVERAGAVIDPEQAMALALALGFEIR, encoded by the coding sequence ATGCCGCAGGCCACCGAGGACGAGACGTTCCGCCGCACCGACTGGTACGCCGAGGAGTTCGTCGACCGGCACTTCGTGCGCTGTGTCTTCGCCGACGTCGACCTGACCGAGGCGGTCAGCCGGGGCGCCTCGTTCACCGAGTGCTCCTTCGGCGGGGTGTCGTTCAACGCCTCCCGGCATACCGACTCGGCCTTCGTCCGCTGCGGGTTCCGCCGGTGCAACCTGTTCGAGGCCGAGTTCACCGGCTGCAAGCTGGTCGGCAGCACGTTCGACCAGTGTGAGCTGCGTCCGCTGCGGGTGTCGGGTGGGGACTGGTCGTTCGTCGCGCTGCCCGGCGCCGACCTGCGTGGCGCGCGGTTCAGCGACGTACGGATGCGGGAGGCCGACCTGAGCGGGGCGAACCTGACCGGCGCGACGCTGGCCCGGGTGGACCTCTCGGCCGCCCAGTGGCACGGTGTGCGGCTCGGCGGAGCCGACCTGCGGGGTAGTGACCTCACCGCGCTGGATCCGACGGCGGTGGAGCGGGCGGGGGCGGTGATCGACCCGGAGCAGGCGATGGCCCTGGCCCTGGCGCTGGGGTTCGAGATTCGTTGA
- a CDS encoding serine hydrolase domain-containing protein has translation MNVARSTDPARIGFDPARLARIDEHFGRYVDDGRLAGWQVVVTRRGEIAHCSVYGLRDVEAGTPVDPDTIWRIYSMTKPVTSVAAMMLWEEGRFELTDPISRWLPEFADVRVFDKGSALKAYTVPAVEPIRVWHLLTHTSGLTYGFAHTSVVDAIYRAAGYDLGVPPGLDLAGASAGMAKLPLLFQPGTGWNYGVSTDVLGRLVEVVSGQSLAEFFADRILTPLGMTDTGFWVDPADAGRLAALYTPHPGTGRVVRADALGAAASARPECLSGGGGLVSTAADYHRFTQLLLRGGELDGVRLLGPRTVRYMTRNHLPGGGDLASLEPRGFAETVLDGIGFGLGFAVVQDPVPAKVPSSVGEYYWGGLASTAFWVDPAEELTALLFTQLMPSSTYPLRSQLRQLVYAALVG, from the coding sequence GTGAACGTGGCACGCAGCACCGACCCGGCCCGCATCGGCTTCGACCCGGCCCGGCTGGCCCGGATCGACGAGCACTTCGGCCGGTACGTCGACGACGGGCGGCTGGCCGGCTGGCAGGTGGTGGTCACCCGGCGCGGCGAGATCGCCCACTGTTCGGTGTACGGGCTGCGCGACGTGGAGGCGGGCACCCCGGTCGACCCGGACACCATCTGGCGGATCTACTCGATGACCAAGCCGGTCACCTCGGTCGCGGCGATGATGCTGTGGGAGGAGGGCCGGTTCGAGCTGACCGACCCGATCAGCCGCTGGCTGCCGGAGTTCGCCGACGTCCGGGTCTTCGACAAGGGTTCGGCGCTCAAGGCGTACACCGTGCCGGCGGTCGAGCCGATCCGGGTCTGGCACCTGCTCACCCACACCTCCGGGCTGACCTACGGCTTCGCGCACACCTCCGTGGTGGACGCGATCTACCGGGCCGCCGGCTACGACCTCGGTGTCCCGCCGGGGCTGGACCTGGCCGGCGCGAGCGCCGGGATGGCGAAGCTGCCGCTGCTGTTCCAGCCCGGCACCGGCTGGAACTACGGGGTCTCCACCGACGTGCTCGGTCGGCTCGTCGAGGTGGTCTCCGGGCAGAGCCTGGCCGAGTTCTTCGCCGACCGGATCCTCACCCCGCTGGGCATGACCGACACCGGTTTCTGGGTCGACCCGGCGGACGCCGGGCGGCTCGCCGCCCTCTACACCCCGCATCCCGGCACCGGCCGGGTGGTCCGCGCCGACGCGCTCGGGGCTGCCGCGTCGGCCCGCCCGGAGTGCCTGTCCGGCGGCGGTGGGCTGGTCTCCACGGCCGCCGACTACCACCGGTTCACCCAGTTGCTGCTGCGCGGCGGCGAGCTGGACGGCGTACGGCTGCTCGGCCCCCGGACGGTGCGCTACATGACCCGCAACCACCTGCCCGGCGGCGGCGACCTGGCCTCGCTGGAGCCGCGGGGGTTCGCCGAGACGGTGCTGGACGGCATCGGCTTCGGGCTGGGCTTCGCCGTGGTGCAGGACCCGGTGCCGGCCAAGGTGCCGAGCAGCGTCGGCGAGTACTACTGGGGTGGGCTGGCCAGCACCGCGTTCTGGGTCGACCCGGCCGAGGAGCTCACCGCCCTGCTGTTCACCCAGCTCATGCCGTCGAGCACCTACCCGCTGCGCTCCCAGCTGCGCCAGCTCGTCTACGCCGCCCTGGTCGGCTGA
- a CDS encoding PPOX class F420-dependent oxidoreductase yields MARSVATNTRVDRDALIEFVRPRHRILLMTTRADGRPQSSPVAGGVDAAGRLVISSYPQRAKVANIRRDPRVSACVLSDDWDGPWVQVDGVAEVLDLPDALEPLVEYFRSISGEHPDWDEYRAAMVAQGKSLIRVTVERWGPIATGGFPPQLAD; encoded by the coding sequence ATGGCACGCAGCGTCGCAACCAACACCCGGGTCGACCGGGACGCCCTGATCGAGTTCGTCCGCCCCCGGCACCGGATTCTGCTGATGACCACCCGGGCCGACGGCCGCCCGCAGTCCTCGCCGGTCGCCGGCGGGGTCGACGCCGCCGGCCGGCTGGTCATCTCCAGCTACCCGCAGCGCGCCAAGGTCGCCAACATCCGCCGTGACCCCCGGGTCTCCGCCTGCGTGCTCTCCGACGACTGGGACGGCCCCTGGGTGCAGGTCGACGGGGTGGCCGAGGTCCTCGACCTGCCCGACGCGCTGGAGCCGCTGGTGGAGTACTTCCGCAGCATCTCCGGGGAGCACCCGGACTGGGACGAGTACCGGGCGGCCATGGTGGCGCAGGGCAAGTCGCTGATCCGGGTCACCGTCGAAAGGTGGGGCCCGATCGCCACCGGCGGCTTCCCGCCCCAACTGGCCGACTGA
- a CDS encoding DUF6642 family protein: protein MARGGVFCVEGQWHRDLNERGSVLPTLDLLERLGRIRYIHKDAATRDELFYFLDRWLLKQYADHRVGFFAMHGEPSRLCLTDWDSVELSDVAERMAGRGEGRRLYFGSCSVLRASDATLRDFLDVTGAALICGFTREVDWVESAAFETVLLDVLANGQRHNAAELRMGSAHWAPLAAYLGFRVIYANGRAWRPPARPRVPAQPAPGRAAGRSG, encoded by the coding sequence GTGGCGCGGGGCGGGGTCTTCTGTGTCGAGGGGCAGTGGCACCGCGACCTCAACGAGCGCGGGTCCGTGCTGCCCACCCTCGACCTGCTCGAGCGACTCGGCCGGATCCGCTACATCCACAAGGACGCCGCCACCCGCGACGAGCTGTTCTACTTCCTCGACCGCTGGTTGCTCAAGCAGTACGCCGACCACCGGGTCGGTTTCTTCGCCATGCACGGTGAGCCCAGCCGGCTCTGCCTCACCGACTGGGACTCCGTCGAGCTGTCCGACGTCGCCGAGCGGATGGCCGGGCGGGGCGAGGGCCGGCGGCTCTACTTCGGCAGCTGCTCGGTGCTGCGCGCCTCCGACGCCACGCTGCGCGATTTCCTCGACGTCACCGGGGCGGCCCTGATCTGCGGCTTCACCCGCGAAGTCGACTGGGTCGAGTCGGCCGCCTTCGAGACGGTGCTGCTCGACGTGCTCGCCAACGGCCAGCGGCACAACGCCGCCGAGCTGCGGATGGGCTCGGCGCACTGGGCGCCGCTCGCGGCGTACCTCGGTTTCCGGGTGATCTACGCCAACGGCCGCGCCTGGCGGCCCCCGGCCCGGCCCCGGGTGCCCGCCCAGCCCGCGCCGGGCCGGGCCGCCGGCCGGTCCGGCTGA
- a CDS encoding D-Ala-D-Ala carboxypeptidase family metallohydrolase → MRRNTVKRALVAFALALPGAAIATVAAAPAAHADGCYTWKRDLYQGLSGNDVRQLQIRVAGWTSRGGIVRIDGDFGPETAAAVKRFQSAYGLRSDGIAGKQTFNKLYQLQDNDCTPAHFSYRELDGGCGKGGWSGGPLSAADTKASAVRTMWKLEALRRGLGDKPLNVTSGFRDSSCNKKVGGASDSQHLYGNAADLTSASRSLCEVARASRDHGFSGIYGPGYAGHDDHVHVDSRRENNYDKSTNRTSWAAPDCGVSR, encoded by the coding sequence GTGCGCAGGAACACTGTGAAGCGGGCACTCGTCGCGTTCGCCCTGGCCCTGCCGGGTGCCGCGATCGCCACGGTGGCCGCCGCGCCAGCGGCCCACGCCGACGGCTGTTACACCTGGAAACGCGACCTCTACCAAGGGCTCTCCGGCAACGATGTCCGCCAGCTGCAGATCCGGGTGGCCGGATGGACCAGCCGCGGCGGGATCGTCCGGATCGACGGGGACTTCGGCCCCGAGACCGCCGCCGCGGTCAAGCGCTTCCAGAGCGCGTACGGGCTGCGCAGCGACGGCATCGCCGGCAAGCAGACCTTCAACAAGCTCTACCAGTTGCAGGACAACGACTGCACGCCGGCCCACTTCAGCTACCGGGAGCTGGACGGCGGCTGCGGCAAGGGCGGGTGGAGCGGCGGGCCGCTCTCCGCCGCCGACACCAAGGCCAGCGCGGTACGCACCATGTGGAAACTGGAGGCGCTCCGGCGCGGCCTGGGTGACAAGCCGCTCAACGTCACCAGCGGCTTCCGCGACTCCAGCTGCAACAAGAAGGTCGGCGGAGCCTCGGACAGCCAGCACCTCTACGGCAACGCCGCCGACCTGACCTCGGCGAGCAGGTCACTGTGCGAGGTCGCCCGCGCCTCCCGCGACCACGGCTTCAGCGGCATCTACGGCCCCGGCTACGCCGGTCACGACGACCACGTCCACGTGGACTCCCGGCGGGAGAACAACTACGACAAGTCGACGAACCGCACCAGCTGGGCAGCCCCGGACTGCGGCGTCAGCCGCTGA
- a CDS encoding response regulator yields MSGGDPDAPVRVLIVDDDALVRAGLSMILGGVPDLRVVGEATDGDEVPAAVARCAPDVVLMDIRMPRVDGLTATEALRASPHPPEVLVLTTFDADEQVLRALRAGAGGFLLKDTPPAEIVRAVRRVAAGEATLSPTVTRQLISHLTDGSTAGPDPRRDRALRLLAGLTEREREVAVALGHGRSNAEISAELFMSVATVKAYVSRLLTKLALNNRVQVALLVHDAGLV; encoded by the coding sequence ATGAGCGGCGGCGATCCCGACGCCCCGGTGCGGGTGCTGATCGTCGACGACGACGCGCTGGTCCGCGCCGGGCTGTCGATGATCCTCGGTGGGGTGCCGGACCTGCGGGTGGTGGGGGAGGCGACCGACGGCGACGAGGTGCCGGCCGCCGTGGCCCGGTGCGCGCCCGACGTGGTGCTGATGGACATCCGGATGCCCCGGGTCGACGGGCTGACCGCCACCGAGGCGCTGCGGGCGTCGCCGCACCCGCCGGAGGTGCTGGTGCTGACCACCTTCGACGCCGACGAGCAGGTGCTGCGGGCGTTGCGGGCCGGTGCGGGCGGCTTCCTGCTCAAGGACACCCCGCCCGCGGAGATCGTCCGGGCGGTGCGGCGGGTGGCGGCCGGCGAGGCGACCCTGTCACCGACGGTGACCCGGCAGCTGATCAGCCACCTGACCGACGGGTCGACGGCGGGCCCGGACCCGCGCCGGGACCGGGCGCTGCGGCTGCTGGCCGGGCTCACCGAGCGGGAGCGGGAGGTGGCGGTGGCGCTCGGTCACGGCCGGAGCAATGCGGAGATCTCGGCGGAGCTGTTCATGAGCGTGGCGACGGTGAAGGCGTACGTGTCACGGCTGCTGACCAAGTTGGCGCTGAACAACCGGGTCCAGGTGGCGCTGCTGGTCCACGACGCGGGCCTGGTCTGA
- a CDS encoding sensor histidine kinase, with translation MSAAVVPDHPWLLPGALTPEARASRRTPRDWLVDTVAFLLAVGWALLAFADAMSSRPQFSHNAGPSWLIGVDLAGGLVYCAALWLRRRWPVGLAVAGLPLALFSVTAGVAMLVVVFTVLVHRPLPIGAALVGFHLSVIPLYSVVRPDPSLPYWATVAWTMMFVGIVVAWALFVRARRQLVLSLRDRAHRAEAEQQLRVEQARQLERTRIAREMHDVLAHRISLLSLHAGALEFRPDAPPQEVARAAGVIRGSAHAALQDLREVIGVLRADTSGGDSAPERPQPTLADVPALVAESRAAGVRVTLVDEVTRPAEVPTAVGRSAYRIVQEGLTNARKHAPGAAVAVRLAGGPGRELAVQIRNPWPVGGAPGPALPGAGTGLVGIAERVTLAGGRLTHGRDDATGDFRLAARLPWPA, from the coding sequence GTGAGTGCTGCCGTCGTACCCGATCATCCCTGGCTGTTGCCGGGCGCGCTGACGCCCGAGGCGAGGGCGTCCCGGCGGACGCCCCGGGACTGGCTGGTCGACACGGTGGCCTTCCTGCTCGCCGTCGGCTGGGCGCTGCTGGCGTTCGCCGACGCGATGTCGAGCAGGCCGCAGTTCTCCCACAACGCCGGCCCGTCCTGGCTGATCGGGGTGGACCTGGCGGGGGGTCTGGTCTACTGCGCGGCCCTGTGGCTGCGCCGCCGCTGGCCGGTCGGGCTGGCGGTGGCCGGGCTGCCGCTGGCCCTGTTCTCGGTGACCGCCGGGGTGGCGATGCTGGTGGTGGTGTTCACCGTGCTGGTCCACCGGCCGCTGCCGATCGGTGCGGCGCTGGTCGGGTTCCACCTGTCGGTCATTCCGCTCTACAGCGTCGTCCGTCCCGACCCGTCGCTGCCCTACTGGGCGACGGTGGCCTGGACGATGATGTTCGTCGGGATCGTGGTGGCCTGGGCGTTGTTCGTCCGGGCCCGCCGGCAGCTGGTGCTGTCGCTGCGCGACCGCGCCCACCGGGCCGAGGCCGAGCAGCAGCTCCGCGTCGAACAGGCCCGGCAGCTCGAACGCACCCGGATCGCCCGGGAGATGCACGACGTGCTGGCGCATCGGATCTCGCTGCTCAGCCTGCACGCCGGGGCGTTGGAGTTCCGCCCGGACGCGCCGCCGCAGGAGGTGGCCCGGGCCGCCGGGGTGATCCGGGGCAGCGCGCACGCCGCGCTCCAGGACCTGCGTGAGGTGATCGGGGTGCTCCGCGCCGACACCTCCGGCGGCGACAGCGCACCGGAACGCCCCCAGCCCACCCTCGCCGACGTGCCCGCCCTGGTCGCCGAGTCGCGGGCGGCCGGGGTGCGGGTCACCCTGGTCGACGAGGTGACCCGGCCGGCGGAGGTGCCGACGGCGGTGGGCCGCAGCGCGTACCGGATCGTGCAGGAGGGGCTGACCAACGCGCGCAAGCACGCCCCGGGCGCGGCGGTCGCCGTCCGGTTGGCCGGCGGGCCGGGGCGGGAGCTGGCGGTCCAGATCCGCAACCCGTGGCCGGTGGGCGGCGCGCCCGGGCCGGCGTTGCCGGGTGCCGGGACCGGGCTGGTCGGCATCGCCGAGCGGGTCACCCTGGCCGGTGGCCGGCTGACGCACGGTCGGGACGACGCGACCGGCGACTTCCGGCTGGCCGCCCGACTGCCGTGGCCGGCATGA
- a CDS encoding ABC transporter ATP-binding protein, translated as MITVDHLTKRYGPHTAVDDVSFRCESGTVTGFLGPNGAGKSTTMRMLCGLTRPTSGTATVAGQPYRELPNPGREVGVLLDASAQHVGRSGRETLTLAARTMGVDADRVPAVLDRVGLNPVAAKRRVGAYSLGMRQRLGLALALLGEPRVLVLDEPANGLDPEGIFWMRGLLRDFADRGGTVLLSSHLLREVEAVADRLVVIGGGRVVAQGGKDELLAGAGTLVRARDPHALRLTLDRAGLDATAGADGGCVVHAEPGAVGQAAADAGLVLTELRPAGGGGLEQLFLTLTAGASTKEAVK; from the coding sequence ATGATCACCGTTGACCACCTCACCAAGCGGTACGGCCCGCACACCGCCGTCGACGACGTCTCGTTCCGCTGCGAATCCGGCACCGTGACCGGTTTCCTCGGCCCGAACGGGGCCGGCAAGTCCACCACCATGCGGATGCTCTGCGGGCTGACCCGCCCGACCTCCGGCACCGCCACCGTCGCCGGTCAGCCCTACCGCGAGCTGCCCAACCCGGGCCGCGAGGTGGGCGTGCTGCTGGACGCCTCGGCGCAGCACGTCGGGCGCAGCGGGCGGGAGACGCTCACCCTGGCCGCCCGGACCATGGGCGTGGACGCCGACCGGGTGCCCGCCGTGCTCGACCGGGTGGGTCTGAACCCGGTGGCGGCGAAGCGCCGGGTCGGGGCGTACTCGCTGGGGATGCGGCAGCGGCTCGGCCTGGCGCTGGCGCTGCTCGGCGAGCCCCGGGTGCTGGTCCTCGACGAGCCGGCCAACGGCCTGGACCCGGAGGGGATCTTCTGGATGCGCGGGCTGCTGCGCGACTTCGCCGACCGGGGCGGCACCGTGCTGCTCTCCTCGCACCTGCTGCGGGAGGTGGAGGCGGTCGCCGACCGGCTGGTGGTGATCGGCGGCGGCCGGGTGGTGGCCCAGGGCGGCAAGGACGAGCTGCTGGCCGGGGCCGGCACCCTGGTCCGGGCCCGCGACCCGCACGCCCTGCGGCTCACCCTCGACCGGGCCGGGCTGGACGCCACCGCCGGCGCCGACGGCGGCTGTGTGGTGCACGCCGAACCCGGGGCCGTCGGGCAGGCCGCCGCCGACGCCGGGCTGGTCCTGACCGAGCTACGGCCGGCCGGCGGCGGTGGCCTGGAACAGCTCTTCCTCACCCTGACCGCCGGCGCGAGCACCAAGGAGGCCGTGAAGTGA
- a CDS encoding YqeB family protein encodes MSTREPDATTRVGGDVGELLVMWVGFPLLGGALGGRLPMVADWVAGLPWAPVQGWFELVAGLPYRRALLGGMLLGMLAGLLVAHVGTRERLIVTVDRGGVRLRRDGVDHDLVRRCVTAVFADRRELVLLGPAGEELARERSDLSRGRLRDAFREHGWPWQDADPHRAAYRRWVEGLPDLPPGADPLLRARQRAVEAGRQRDAREMRGELARLGVVVRDEDRRQYWRTVPLPREENPDGR; translated from the coding sequence ATGTCGACGCGGGAGCCGGACGCCACGACCAGAGTCGGTGGCGACGTCGGGGAACTGCTGGTCATGTGGGTCGGCTTCCCGCTGCTGGGCGGCGCCCTGGGTGGGCGGCTACCCATGGTCGCCGACTGGGTGGCCGGGCTGCCCTGGGCTCCGGTGCAGGGCTGGTTCGAACTGGTCGCCGGGTTGCCGTACCGGCGGGCACTGCTCGGGGGCATGCTGCTCGGGATGCTGGCCGGGCTGCTCGTCGCCCACGTCGGCACCCGGGAACGGTTGATCGTCACGGTGGACCGGGGCGGTGTCCGGCTACGCCGCGACGGCGTCGACCACGACCTGGTCCGCCGGTGCGTCACCGCCGTCTTCGCCGACCGCAGGGAGCTGGTGCTGCTCGGTCCGGCCGGTGAGGAGCTGGCCCGGGAACGGTCCGACCTGAGCCGAGGGCGGCTGCGGGACGCCTTCCGTGAGCACGGTTGGCCGTGGCAGGACGCCGATCCGCACCGGGCGGCGTACCGGCGATGGGTGGAGGGGTTGCCCGACCTGCCGCCGGGGGCGGATCCGCTGCTGCGCGCCCGGCAGCGGGCCGTCGAGGCCGGCCGGCAGCGGGACGCCCGGGAGATGCGCGGTGAGCTGGCCCGGCTCGGGGTGGTCGTCCGGGACGAGGACAGGCGACAGTACTGGCGGACCGTTCCGCTTCCCCGGGAGGAAAACCCGGACGGGCGGTAG
- a CDS encoding SOUL family heme-binding protein has product MTEQQPYRVLGRHPGFELRRYPAHLVVELPIDGGFAAAGNAAFRPLAAYLSGANRSRRGVGTAGQVLREAGGERIAMTAPVVQEEGDRPGNWRVWFVLPARLSPATVPEPADPRITVREVPEQLAAAVRFAGRWTDRAFEQRATALGRAVADAGLTPSGAIRYARFDPPWKPWFLRHNEVVLPVVE; this is encoded by the coding sequence ATGACCGAGCAGCAGCCGTACCGGGTGCTGGGCCGGCACCCCGGCTTCGAGCTGCGCCGGTACCCGGCCCACCTGGTCGTCGAGCTGCCGATCGACGGGGGGTTCGCCGCCGCCGGGAACGCCGCGTTCCGGCCGCTGGCGGCCTACCTGTCCGGGGCCAACCGATCCCGGCGCGGGGTCGGGACGGCCGGTCAGGTGCTGCGGGAGGCGGGAGGCGAGCGGATCGCGATGACCGCGCCCGTGGTCCAGGAGGAGGGCGACCGGCCCGGGAACTGGCGGGTGTGGTTCGTGCTGCCGGCCCGGCTCAGCCCGGCCACCGTGCCCGAGCCGGCGGACCCCCGGATCACCGTCCGGGAGGTCCCCGAGCAGCTCGCCGCGGCGGTCCGGTTCGCCGGGCGGTGGACCGACCGGGCGTTCGAGCAGCGGGCCACCGCGCTGGGCCGGGCGGTAGCCGACGCCGGCCTCACCCCGTCGGGGGCGATCCGGTACGCCCGGTTCGACCCGCCGTGGAAGCCGTGGTTCCTGCGCCACAACGAGGTGGTGCTGCCGGTCGTCGAGTGA
- a CDS encoding amino acid permease — MASTVDRGGIFRRKPVEEITDETGQGLSRSLGLWQLTAIGVGGIIGAGIFALAGAVANQTAGPAVLVSFLIAGLASAAAALSYAEFAGMIPRAGSAYTYGYAVLGEVVGWFIGWDLLLEYTAIVAVVAIGISGYFGFLVGELGVELPAWTLGAPGTGDGHVVDLFAVLLCLLIAFLLTRGIRTAARFETIVVGVKVAVVLLVIVVGFFHVRTGNYSPFFPYGLGGAFTGAATVFFAVFGYDAMSTAAEESTDARRHMPKAIVWSLAISMVLYVLATLVLTGMQNYRDIDPESGFSSAFASVGLSGLASVIAVGAIIGILTVMFTFMLGVTRVWFSMSRDGLLPAWFAKVHPVRRVPTRVTWIVGVGSAVIAGFLPIRQAAELTNIGILLAFVVVCVAVIVLRYRSPDAPRTFRLPGMPVVPALGVVFSVWLISFLDHVTWLRFAVWFLLGGLVYTFYGYRRSALAGRDGTTPPGS; from the coding sequence ATGGCCTCCACAGTCGACAGGGGCGGGATCTTCCGCCGCAAGCCGGTCGAGGAGATCACCGACGAGACCGGTCAGGGGCTGTCCCGCTCGCTCGGGCTGTGGCAGCTCACCGCGATCGGCGTCGGCGGCATCATCGGCGCCGGCATCTTCGCCCTGGCCGGGGCGGTGGCCAACCAGACCGCCGGGCCGGCGGTGCTGGTGTCGTTCCTGATCGCCGGGCTCGCCAGCGCGGCGGCGGCCCTGTCGTACGCCGAGTTCGCCGGCATGATCCCCCGGGCCGGCTCGGCCTACACCTACGGGTACGCGGTGCTCGGCGAGGTGGTGGGCTGGTTCATCGGCTGGGACCTGCTGCTGGAGTACACCGCGATCGTGGCGGTGGTGGCGATCGGCATCTCCGGCTACTTCGGCTTCCTCGTCGGTGAGCTCGGCGTCGAGCTGCCCGCCTGGACGCTGGGTGCCCCGGGCACCGGCGACGGGCACGTGGTGGACCTGTTCGCGGTGCTGCTCTGCCTGCTGATCGCCTTCCTGCTGACCCGGGGCATCAGGACCGCCGCCCGGTTCGAGACGATCGTGGTCGGGGTGAAGGTGGCCGTGGTGCTGCTGGTGATCGTGGTCGGGTTCTTCCACGTCCGCACCGGCAACTACTCGCCGTTCTTCCCGTACGGGCTGGGCGGGGCGTTCACCGGGGCGGCCACCGTCTTCTTCGCCGTCTTCGGCTACGACGCGATGAGCACCGCTGCCGAGGAGTCCACCGACGCCCGCCGGCACATGCCGAAGGCGATCGTCTGGTCGCTGGCCATCTCGATGGTGCTGTACGTGCTGGCCACCCTGGTGCTGACCGGGATGCAGAACTACCGGGACATCGACCCGGAGAGCGGCTTCTCCTCCGCGTTCGCCTCGGTGGGGCTCTCCGGCCTGGCCAGCGTCATCGCCGTCGGGGCCATCATCGGCATCCTGACGGTGATGTTCACCTTCATGCTCGGGGTGACCCGGGTGTGGTTCTCGATGAGCCGCGACGGCCTGCTGCCGGCCTGGTTCGCCAAGGTGCACCCGGTGCGTCGGGTGCCCACCCGGGTCACCTGGATCGTCGGCGTCGGCTCGGCGGTGATCGCCGGCTTCCTGCCGATCCGGCAGGCCGCCGAGCTGACCAACATCGGCATCCTGCTGGCCTTCGTGGTGGTCTGCGTCGCGGTGATCGTGCTGCGCTACCGCAGCCCGGACGCCCCACGGACGTTCCGCCTGCCGGGCATGCCGGTGGTGCCGGCGCTCGGCGTGGTCTTCTCGGTCTGGCTGATCAGCTTCCTCGACCACGTGACCTGGCTCCGGTTCGCCGTCTGGTTCCTGCTCGGCGGCCTGGTCTACACGTTCTACGGTTACCGCCGCTCGGCGCTGGCCGGCCGGGACGGCACCACGCCCCCCGGTTCCTGA
- a CDS encoding ParA family protein yields the protein MYVVSVINYKGGVGKTTVTANLGAELANRGMKVLLIDLDPQTSLTFSFYDPEDWRERLRDGRTVKRWYDSLRGDTPAVTLGELVVSPGPANTHLSGAGRLDLIASHLGLADIDLALARGVADGEDYDRELFRVRGSLAEGLHDPALDGYDLVLIDCPPNFNVVTQSAVIASDHLLIPAKADYLSTLGIDHLCGSVRELVDRYNADARRFATSRRHHKVAPDVAGVVFTMIQLTAHRPIAAHQGYLDQVRALGLPVFPTALRENVTLFAGNTPRGVPVVLRHRVTSPVVQEELRQITTEFLGHLQPREVTV from the coding sequence GTGTACGTCGTATCCGTGATCAACTACAAGGGCGGGGTGGGCAAGACCACCGTGACCGCCAACCTCGGGGCCGAACTGGCCAACCGGGGGATGAAAGTGCTGCTGATCGACCTGGATCCGCAGACCAGCCTGACGTTCAGCTTCTACGACCCGGAGGACTGGCGGGAGCGGCTGCGCGACGGTCGGACCGTGAAACGCTGGTACGACAGCCTGCGCGGGGACACCCCGGCGGTGACCCTGGGTGAGCTGGTGGTCTCCCCCGGCCCGGCCAACACCCACCTCTCCGGGGCCGGCCGGCTCGACCTGATCGCCTCCCACCTCGGCCTGGCCGACATCGACCTGGCCCTGGCCCGGGGCGTCGCCGACGGCGAGGACTACGACCGGGAGCTGTTCCGGGTCCGTGGCTCGCTGGCCGAAGGGCTGCACGATCCGGCGCTCGACGGCTACGACCTGGTGCTGATCGACTGCCCGCCGAACTTCAACGTGGTGACCCAGTCCGCCGTCATCGCCAGCGACCACCTGCTCATCCCGGCGAAGGCGGACTACCTCTCCACCCTCGGCATCGACCACCTCTGCGGCAGCGTCCGGGAGCTGGTCGACCGGTACAACGCCGACGCCCGCCGGTTCGCCACCAGCCGCCGGCACCACAAGGTCGCCCCGGACGTCGCCGGGGTGGTCTTCACCATGATCCAGCTGACCGCGCACCGACCGATCGCCGCCCACCAGGGCTACCTGGACCAGGTACGCGCCCTCGGGCTGCCGGTCTTCCCCACCGCGCTGCGGGAGAACGTCACCCTGTTCGCCGGGAACACCCCACGCGGGGTGCCGGTGGTGCTGCGTCACCGGGTCACCTCGCCGGTCGTCCAGGAGGAGCTGCGGCAGATCACCACCGAGTTCCTCGGCCACCTGCAACCCCGCGAGGTGACGGTGTGA